From the Limanda limanda chromosome 2, fLimLim1.1, whole genome shotgun sequence genome, one window contains:
- the pi4k2a gene encoding phosphatidylinositol 4-kinase type 2-alpha encodes MDETSPLVSPLRDSGDFGYGPTEPTSPRGAFGGTPGSVVRIPAGSPGRSRERQPLLDRDRGSSPREPHRNEFPEDPEFREIIRKAERAIEEGIYPERIYQGSSGSYFVKDSQGKIIGVFKPKNEEPYGQLNPKWTKWLQKLCCPCCFGRDCLVLNQGYLSEAGASLVDQKLELNIVPRTKVVYLASETFNYSALDRVKSRGKRLALEKVPKVGQHFHRIGLPPKVGSFQLFVDGYKDADFWLRRFEADPLPENTNRQLQLQFERLVVLDYIIRNTDRGNDNWLLKYDCPMDPVGNRDSDWVVVKDPIIKLAAIDNGLAFPLKHPDSWRAYPFYWAWLSQAKVPFSHEIRELVLPKLSDPNFIKDLEEDLYELFKKDPGFDRGQFHRQVAVMRGQILNLCQALKDSKTPLQLVQMPPVIVETARAPQRANSESYTQSFQSRRPFFTWW; translated from the exons ATGGACGAGACGAGTCCTCTTGTCTCTCCGCTGCGGGACTCCGGTGACTTCGGCTACGGTCCCACGGAGCCCACCAGCCCGCGGGGTGCGTTTGGAGGTACGCCGGGCTCCGTGGTGCGGATCCCCGCCGGCAGCCCGGGACGCAGCCGGGAGAGGCAGCCCCTCTTGGACCGGGACCGCGGGAGCTCCCCGCGGGAGCCGCACCGGAACGAGTTCCCGGAGGATCCCGAGTTCAGGGAGATCATCCGAAAGGCCGAGCGAGCCATTGAGGAGGGGATCTATCCGGAGAGGATCTACCAGGGATCCAGTGGCAGCTACTTCGTCAAAGACTCGCAGGGG AAGATTATCGGCGTGTTCAAACCCAAAAATGAAGAGCCCTACGGCCAGCTGAACCCCAAGTGGACCAAGTGGCTTCAGAAGCTGTGTTGTCCCTGCTGTTTCGGTCGTGACTGTTTGGTCCTGAACCAGGGTTACCTCTCAGAGGCCGGGGCCAGCCTGGTCGACCAGAAACTGGAGCTCAACATCGTTCCCAGGACCAAG gtgGTTTACCTGGCTAGTGAAACATTCAACTACAGCGCCTTAGACAGGGTGAAATCTAGAGGAAAAAGGTTAGCTCTGGAGAAGGTCCCTAAAGTGGGGCAGCACTTTCACAGGATTGGTTTGCCTCCAAAG GTTGGTTCCTTCCAGCTCTTTGTTGATGGATACAAGGACGCCGATTTCTGGCTGCGGAGGTTTGAAGCAGACCCTTTGCCCGAAAACACCAATCGTCAGCTTCAACTGCAGTTTGAGCGGCTCGTAGTGCTGGATTACATCATCAGGAACACAG ACAGGGGAAACGACAACTGGCTGCTGAAGTACGACTGTCCAATGGACCCTGTTGGAAACAGG gactcagactgGGTGGTAGTGAAGGATCCCATCATCAAACTGGCAGCCATAGACAATGGCCTCGCCTTCCCCCTCAAACACCCCGACTCCTGGAGAGCCT ACCCGTTCTATTGGGCGTGGCTTTCCCAGGCCAAAGTTCCCTTTTCCCATGAAATCAGAGAGTTGGTCCTGCCCAAACTGTCGGACCCGAATTTCATCAAAGACCTGGAAGAGGACCTGTATGAACTATTCAAG AAAGATCCTGGTTTTGACAGAGGACAGTTTCATAGACAAGTAGCAGTAATGAGGGGACAG ATCCTGAACCTGTGCCAAGCCCTGAAGGACAGTAAAACACCCCTACAGTTGGTCCAGATGCCCCCAGTAATCGTCGAAACAGCCAGAGCACCTCAGAGAGCCAACAGTGAGTCCTACACACAGAGTTTCCAAAGCAGAAGACCCTTCTTCACCTGGTGGTAg
- the pgam1b gene encoding phosphoglycerate mutase 1b, producing MAVYKLVLIRHGESCWNQENRFCGWFDADLSETGEHEAKRGGQALKDAGYEFDVCYTSVLKRAIRTLWFVLDGIDQMWLPVHRTWRLNERHYGGLTGLNKAETAAKHGDAQVKIWRRSFDTPPPPMEEEHDFYQAISKDRRYSDLTEEQLPSCESLKDTIARALPFWNEQIVPQIKDGKRVLIAAHGNSLRGIVKHLEGMSEEAIMELNLPTGIPIVYELDKNLKPTGPMQFLGDEETVKKAMAAVAAQGKAKK from the exons ATGGCCGTGTACAAGCTGGTGCTGATCCGCCACGGAGAGAGCTGCTGGAACCAGGAGAACCGCTTCTGTGGCTGGTTCGACGCGGATCTGAGTGAGACCGGAGAGCATGAGgcgaagagaggaggacaggccCTGAAAG ATGCTGGCTATGAATTTGATGTTTGCTACACCTCTGTTCTGAAGAGGGCCATCCGCACCCTGTGGTTTGTGCTGGACGGCATCGACCAGATGTGGCTGCCTGTCCACCGGACCTGGCGTCTCAATGAGCGCCACTACGGCGGCCTGACTGGGCTAAACAAGGCTGAAACAGCAGCCAAACATGGAGATGCTCAGGTCAAGATCTGGAGGCGCTCTTTTGACACCCCTCCCCCTCCCATGGAGGAGGAGCATGACTTCTATCAGGCCATAAGCAAG GACCGTCGTTACTCCGACCTAACGGAGGAACAGCTTCCCTCCTGTGAGAGTCTGAAGGACACCATCGCCCGGGCATTGCCTTTCTGGAACGAACAGATCGTTCCGCAGATCAAAGACGGAAAGAGGGTGCTGATTGCTGCCCACGGCAACAGCCTGAGAGGCATCGTCAAACATCTCGAGG GGATGTCGGAGGAGGCAATCATGGAGCTGAACTTGCCTACAGGCATCCCCATCGTCTATGAGTTGGACAAGAACCTGAAGCCTACAGGACCCATGCAATTCCTGGGAGACGAGGAGACAGTCAAGAAGGCCATGGCGGCTGTGGCTGCTCAGGGCAAAGCCAAGAAATAG
- the exosc1 gene encoding exosome complex component CSL4: protein MSPMKLCVPGDKLCNIEDCSPGTGVYQRHGYIYSSLAGYVLRKNEGGQLPVISVVRETEAQLLPDVGAIVTCKVTSINPRFAKVQILYVGSTPLKDRFRGTIRKEDVRATEKDKVETYKSFRPGDIVLAKVISLGDVQSNYLLTTSENELGVVVAHSEAGAQMVPISWCEMQCPRTHTKEFRKVARVQPEYLQA from the exons ATGTCGCCCATGAAGCTGTGTGTTCCAG GTGACAAACTATGCAACATAGAAGACTGCTCTCCAGGCACAGGAGTATATCAGCGGCACGGCTACATCTACTCTTCACTAGCAGGCTACGTGCTCAGGAAAAACGAGGGAGGCCAG TTACCTGTGATCTCAGTGGTGAGGGAAACAGAAGCACAACTGCTGCCAGATGTGGGAGCAATAGTCACCTGTAAG GTGACCAGCATCAACCCCCGGTTCGCCAAGGTCCAGATCCTCTATGTCGGCTCCACGCCGCTGAAAGATCGCTTCAGAGGGACCATCAG GAAAGAAGATGTGCGTGCGACAGAGAAGGACAAG GTGGAGACATACAAAAGCTTCAGACCTGGTGACATCGTCCTGGCAAAAGTG ATTTCTTTGGGTGATGTTCAGTCGAACTATCTGTTGACAACTTCTGAGAATGAGCTGGGAGTCGTGGTGGCACACAGTGAAGCAG GTGCCCAGATGGTTCCCATCAGCTGGTGTGAGATGCAGTGCCCGCGGACGCACACCAAAGAGTTCCGCAAAGTGGCCCGAGTGCAGCCGGAGTATCTACAGGCATGA
- the knop1 gene encoding lysine-rich nucleolar protein 1, with protein sequence MDQESVPWQPHNAWKSYGSVAVERQMETMIGNDRSEENRVKKKKKQKKGQASVPENPTEVKKEKKKSKTVETVVIEDESRDGGDEKKNKKRKNVNDSLNDAGDSDAMETATEGVKKKKKKKQQQVDDINNVENNILSVNTEVTEEQRKGKKKKKKKTSEEETTVAIDEVTTTKKKAVVGENELKLETAAAGGTEGEDVTVKKKKKKKKKKNKAENEVETPEIKGSKAETDSIMDESGIILEEEKTEQKKKGKGRKASVEVTEVENTEPKKKKRKKGIPQGEEEQPLIKCTENEEAGDTTSKKIPKKKSAAEVTQTEKDVGVETGAKKKKKKKKKIEKEAPQKEVVFLSEKNGNTDEINNIEERRPVLQMESDKASQPEKPAQPSGLGQWSTARFDSSDQQQKFLRLMGGFKKGFQPAAASTDGANMAMGQDAQQQLQKGLLGEFERAHTRRMDFSNKGAGLGFSAPSNKKFSIDINKSRSIRFDD encoded by the exons ATGGATCAGGAGTCTGTGCCCTGGCAGCCACACAACGCTTG GAAAAGCTACGGGTCTGTTGCTGTGGAGAGACAAATGGAAACAATGATTGGGAATGATAGGAGTGAGGAGAATcgtgtgaagaagaagaagaaacagaagaaaggaCAAGCCTCTGTGCCTGAAAATCCAACAgaggtgaaaaaagaaaagaagaaaagcaaaacagttGAGACAGTGGTTATAGAAGATGAGTCGAGGGATGGAggtgatgaaaagaaaaataagaagagGAAAAATGTCAATGATTCTCTGAATGATGCCGGAGATTCTGATGCCATGGAAACGGCAACGGAAGgagtcaagaagaagaagaagaagaagcagcagcaggtagatgataTAAACAATGtggaaaacaatattttgtCTGTAAACACAGAAGTGACAGAAGagcaaaggaaaggaaagaaaaagaagaaaaagaaaacctcaGAGGAAGAAACGACTGTAGCTATTGATGAAGTGACTACAACGAAAAAGAAAGCTGTAGTGGGCGAGAATGAACTGAAGttagaaacagcagcagccggaGGGACTGAGGGTGAGGATGTAAcggtcaagaagaagaagaagaagaagaagaagaagaacaaggcCGAAAATGAAGTCGAAACACCTGAGATCAAAGGGAGCAAGGCAGAAACAGACAGTATAATGGACGAGAGTGGGATTATTTTAGAGGAAGAGAAGacagagcaaaagaaaaaaggaaaaggtaGGAAAGCTTCTGTGGAGGTCACCGAAGTAGAAAATACAGagccaaagaaaaagaagaggaaaaagggaatcccacagggagaggaagagcagccATTAATCAAATGTACAGAAAATGAAGAGGCCGGTGACACAACAAGCAAGAAAATCCCAAAGAAGAAGAGCGCTGCTGAGGTGACACAGACGGAGAAAGATGTTGGAGTTGAAACTGgtgcaaagaagaagaagaagaaaaagaaaaagatcgaaaaa gaggCCCCTCAGAAGGAAGTGGTGTTTCTGTCAGAGAAGAATGGAAACACTGATGAAATCAACAACATCGAG GAGAGAAGACCGGTGCTGCAGATGGAAAGTGACAAGGCCTCTCAACCTGAAAAACCAGCTCAACCATCG GGTTTGGGTCAGTGGAGCACCGCACGGTTCGATAGCTCTGACCAGCAGCAGAAGTTCCTCCGTCTGATGGGCGGCTTCAAAAAGGGCTTCCAACCTGCTGCGGCGAGCACTGATGGAGCAAATATGGCGATGGGGCAAGAcgcacagcagcagctgcaaaaAGGGCTTCTGGGAGAGTTTGAGCGTGCTCACACGCGCAGAATGGACTTCAGTAACAAAGGGGCAGGGCTTGGGTTTTCTGCACCGTCCAATAAGAAGTTCTCTATTGACATCAATAAAAGTCGATCGATTCGCTTTGATGATTAA